In the Leguminivora glycinivorella isolate SPB_JAAS2020 chromosome 9, LegGlyc_1.1, whole genome shotgun sequence genome, ACTTACTATGGCTCCACCCAGAGGGCGCCGCCAGTGTTGCCGCAGGGGAATATTCTTGGGGCTCTATAGTTTCGCGTTGGTCGCGACAgttttcaaatattattattatgagaagAGGATCCCTTGCCTTAAGGAATGAATGAATACACAAATGAATAAGTGATCTTATTTACCTTGTATTTTACAGTTAGGTAACTGTGATGCCAAGTACTGTATGCATTCTTCCATGTcatttacatttttcaagttaaaCAGCACTATATTTTGTAGTTTGTGGCAATCTTTTAAATTCTTAACACCAGCATCACTGACATCATCAATATCTGAGACTTGTACTTGGGTTAGAGAGTCTTTGCCATGTGACAAACCTTTCAATGCTCTGTCATCGATGTATGAACTTTTGTGAAGtataattttatacaatttagtgCATCCAactgaaaaattaaaattaagggttttaaataattgaaattaaaaatgcAAGTGTGCCACTTGCAGATGCAAGAATGCTATAATATTGAAGAAATTCATAGTTTGATAAAAGTACATACTTAAATGAGCGAAACCATAATGTGATATTGATGAATCTGTGCCATCAATGACTGCCAGTTTTGGGACAGGTCGGTCATTAGCTGGCAGCAAGTTGTAGTCTGCAAGCTTCTGCCCTCCAACCCACTCGACGCTGCCACCGTTCCGCAGCACCCACTCTGCGCACGCACGGTCAGGGCCAACTAGTTTTATACGCTCTGCGTCCGGCTTATTGAACATCATATTAACATATTCCCAGAAACATCTCACTTGGTTAGTTTGTGCGGCTTTCACTGTGAGTTTCGGGCTTTGTAAAGTCTGTGAAATGAATGAAGACACGTTGAGTTACTGCGTAATTTAAGAAAAGCTACAACGCAATTACTTATGCACTTTGCTAGACAAGTTGTACATGTTTTTACAAGAAAGTGAAATATTATGTTAGGGAACTGACTGTACTTACGAAGCGTGAGATTGCAGTCCACATCTTATATGAGAATAAATTGGAAATTTTTAACAGCAAAATAAATATCGATGATGTATTAGGTAATGTTATTGTTATGGAGAGTCTCCCttatggagattagaaatataaggagcgaaagctttaagtatcagatGTGCATATATAAAATcatagataggtggcgctgcaatcactgctgcataagggtttgacaatctcttagctttctcggtagtgaccccgcctacggagcaagaggtcccgggttcaaatcctgatgagaccttttttattttttctactaatatttttcttgaattattttatttttttaatgtccaaaaatattttgttttgttacaacttttcgaaatttcattcgcaagacttacaaccacaaactactaagaagatacacttacaacattaccgaagaatcctaagatggggcaaacaatgtaaaagggcttaagttaacatttgtatgaataaaacaataaataaacacaaataaaatacacaaaaagaaaattaatgtataaaaaaaaacaaaaagcaaaaagatcgctgtcagaatcgaacccgagaacatctgcgttcgaagccagcgcactaccacgggactacgtcttgccTTGCTCAGTCTGActgacgaaatcagcctagagaaaagaacgtctaatgtcatctcacatcgctgatcattgagcgagacatgcgctccaagcggagagatttgtaactgcaattacaaggcctctagccggtcatttttgcgactgttctacttcgacagactttCCTCCTTATCTCTAGTCTCCCTGTTTAGTTAAATGTCAAAACTGAACCATAGACTAAACCGAGTGCAATACTCAAATTTTGTAGTTGGCTAACCTGCTGTtgtctattttttttacaaagggTCTTAAAGCTACGTCACACGTACGGACCTCGCTCAATTTTATTCTTTAATATCCCTAAAAATACGGCTGCAAAATGTCAAGTACAGTGTATTTATTGACATTTTCATTAACTTCACAAATTTCACAATCTTCACATTTGCGATTGCGATAGTCGAACCAAGTTTGTGT is a window encoding:
- the LOC125229727 gene encoding ATP synthase subunit s, mitochondrial: MWTAISRFTLQSPKLTVKAAQTNQVRCFWEYVNMMFNKPDAERIKLVGPDRACAEWVLRNGGSVEWVGGQKLADYNLLPANDRPVPKLAVIDGTDSSISHYGFAHLIGCTKLYKIILHKSSYIDDRALKGLSHGKDSLTQVQVSDIDDVSDAGVKNLKDCHKLQNIVLFNLKNVNDMEECIQYLASQLPNCKIQGAAVTKEKPS